A genome region from Schistocerca nitens isolate TAMUIC-IGC-003100 chromosome 4, iqSchNite1.1, whole genome shotgun sequence includes the following:
- the LOC126251799 gene encoding uncharacterized protein C7orf50 isoform X2, producing MSATGEGNKGIKRKKEKIKKLKTEPKTRDEVLVQKKALTYLKQWHRDRGNWKFEKLKQIWLIQNMLDASKMLWGNFWPC from the exons GGAAGGCAATAAGGGGATAAAACGGAAGAAAGAAAAAAtcaagaaactaaaaacagaaccGAAAACAAGAGATGAAGTATTAGTGCAGAAAAAGGCACTTACATATTTGAAGCAGTGGCATCGAGAtcgtggaaactggaaatttgagaaATTGAAGCAGATATGGCTTATCCAAAACATGTTAGATGCAAGCAAG ATGCTGTGGGGAAACTTCTGGCCCTGTTAG